CCACCGCCCCACAGTTGCGGGGTTCCTGGCTGGCCCGTGGCAAGGAGGGCAGATTCAGCGTCTACCTGCCCCGGAACGGCGAAGTGGTGCGCTGGACCGAGAGCGCCGACGGCCGCTGGAGCGAACCCGTGTCGCTCGGCGGCGGGCTGACGCAGGGGCTCTCCGTGGGCCAGGGCCGTGACGGCTACGCCCACCTCGTGGGGTGGCGCCCGCTGGCCGGAGGGGAGCCGGACCACGTCGAACTGGTGCACACGACCCAGTACCAGACGGGCCGTCCGGCGCTGGAGTGGAAGTCGCTCGGCCACCCGAACAAGGTGTACCCCTGGACCGGGACCCCGTCCGTGACCGTGGACGGGATCGGCCGGGCGTACGTCTTCAGCCGCAACGGCGGCGGCGGGATCAGCGTGCGGGCGCAGAAGGACGCCGGTGGCTGGCACCCCTGGTGGGACCTGCTGGGTTCCAAGACCGACCCCTCGCCCGTCGCCCTCACCAACGGGGACGGCTTCGTCGAGCTGTACACCTCGCATGCCACGGGTCTCCTGCGCTACGTGCAGCGCGAGTCCGGCGGCAAGCCGATCCGCGAGGCGATCCTCCCCACCCAGGTGACCATGGGCACGATGGCGGGCGTCACGGGCCCGTCCGGGCACGCCACCGTGTTCTACCTCGACCAGGAGGGGCGGGTCTGCGTCTGGTCCCCGGAGCGCATGCCCCAGCCGATGCCGCTCCTCGACGCGGTCGGTACGGGCCCGCTGTCCGCGACGCGCTGCGTGATCGACGGCTTCGACCACACCGTCCTGGCCCAGCAGTCCGCGGACGGACGGCTCGCCCTCGCCGCGTACCAGAGCGAGCGGGAGATGTCGGGCGTCTCGTGGACCGAGACGGGCGATCCCCAGGGACCGCTGGTCACCACGCTCACCCAGGGGGCCGACGGAGGCCTTGTCGTCATGGCGCTGGTCGGTGGGACGTCCCTGATCACCACGCGCCAGAAGGCCGGGGCCGACAGTCTCCTGTTGGAGGCGTGGCGCCCCGTCAGGTGAACGCCCGGCGGCCGCCCACGGCCGCCACGGGAACGGCCCCGGCACCTTCTCCAGGTGCCGGGGCCGTTCGCGTACGCCCTGCGGGGGTGAGAGCTCCGGTGTTACGCCGGGACGCTCGCCACGCCCTGCGCGAGGAAACGCTTGCCGTTGACGCGCTCGGAGACGCCCTCACGGTCCAGGTACGGCGTGATGCCGCCCAGGTGGAAGGGCCAGCCCGCGCCCGTGATCAGGCAGAGGTCGATGTCCTGCGCCTCGGCGACGACACCCTCCTCCAGCATCAGGCCGATCTCCTGCGCCACCGCGTCCAGGACGCGGTCGCGGACCTGCTCCTCGGTCAGGACGGAGTCGCCCTGGACGAGGAGGGCGGCGACCTCGGGGTCGAGCTCCGGCTTGAAGCCGTTCTCGGGCTTGTAGACGTAGAAGCCGCGCTTGCCGGCCTCGACGACGGCCTTCAGGTTGGGGGAGACCGTGAAGCGCTCCGGGAAGGCGCGGTTCAGGGTCTCGGAGACGTGCAGACCGATCGCCGGGCCGACGAGCTCAAGGAGGACCAGCGGGGACATCGGCAGACCGAGCGGCTCGATGGCCTTCTCGGCCGTCTCGACCGAGGTGCCCTCGTCGATGACGTTCTGGATCTCGCCCATGAAGCGGGTCAGGATGCGGTTCACGACGAACGCCGGGGCGTCCTTCGTCAGGACCGCGGTCTTCTTGAGCTTCTTCGCCACACCGAAGGCGGTGGCGAGGGAGGCCTCGTCCGTCTTCTCGCCACGGACGATCTCCAGGAGCGGGAGGATCGCGACCGGGTTGAAGAAGTGGAAGCCGACCACGCGCTCCGGGTGCTGGAGCTTCGACGCCATCTCGGAGACCGACAGCGAGGAGGTGTTGGTGGCGAGGATCGCGTGCGCCGGGGCGACCGCCTCGACCTCCGCGAACACCTTCTGCTTGACGGACATCTCCTCGAACACGGCCTCGATGATGAAGTCCGCGTCCGCGAAGCCCGCGGCCTTGTCGAGGACACCGGAGACCAGGCCCTTGAGGCGGTTGGCCTTGTCCTGGTTGATCCGGCCCTTGCCGAGCAGCTTCTCGATCTCGGCGTGGACGTAGCCCACGCCCTTGTCGACGCGCTCCTGGTCGATGTCGGTCAGGACGACCGGCACCTCCAGGCGGCGCAGGAAGAGCAGGGCCAGCTGGGAGGCCATCAGACCGGCACCGACGACGCCGACCTTGGTGACCGGGCGGGCCAGCGACTTGTCCGGGGCGCCGGCGGGGCGCTTGCCGCGCTTCTGCACCAGGTTGAAGGCGTAGATGCCGGAGCGCAGCTCGCCGCCCATGATCAGGTCCGCGAGGGCCTGGTCCTCGGCGTCGAAGCCCTTCTGCAGGTCCCCGTCCTTGGCGGCCTCGATGATGTCGAGGGCGCGGTAGGCGGCCGGGGCGGCGCCGTGCACCTTGGAGTCGGCGATGGCACGGCCCTTGGCGACGGCCTGGTCCCAGCCCTCACCACGGTCGATCTCGGGGCGCTCGACGGTCACGGAGCCGTTCAGGACGGAGGCCGTCCAGATCAGCGACTGCTCCAGGAAGTCCGCGCCCTCGAACAGCGCGTCGGCGATACCGAGCTCGAAGACCTGCTTGCCCTTGAGCTGACGGTTCTGGTTCAGCGAGTTCTCGATGATGACCGAGACGGCCTTCTCGGCGCCGATCAGGTTCGGCAGGATCGCGCAGCCGCCCCAGCCGGGCACCAGACCGAGGAAGACCTCGGGCAGCGAGAAGGCCGGCAGGGCCTTCGACACGGTGCGGTAGGTGCAGTGCAGACCGACCTCGACGCCACCGCCCATGGCCGCGCCGTTGTAGTACGCGAAGGTCGGCACGGCGAGCGCGGCGAGACGCTTGAAGACGTCGTGGCCGCCCTTGCCGATGGCGAGGGCCTCGTCGTGCTTCTTCAGCAGCTCGACGCCCTTGAGGTCGGCGCCGACGGCGAAGATGAACGGCTTGCCGGTGATGCCGACGCCGACGATCTCACCGTTCGCGGCCTCGGCCTCGACCTGGTCGATCGCCGTGTTCAGGTTGGCGAGGGACTGCGGGCCGAAGGTGGTCGGCTTGGTGTGGTCGAAGCCGTTGTCCAGCGTGATCAGCGCGAACCGACCCGCACCGGCGGGGAGTTCGAAGTGCCGCACGTGGGCGCTGGTGACGACCTCGTCGGGGAAGAGCTCCGCGGCGCCCTTCAGAAGCTCGGCGGTGGTGCTCACTTGCCCTCCCAGTGGGGGTTTTCCCAGATGACCGTGGCGCCCATGCCGAAGCCGACGCACATCGTGTTGAGGCCGTAGCGGACCTGCGGGTTCTCCTCGAACTGGCGGGCCAGCTGCGTCATCAGACGGACGCCGGAGGAGGCGAGCGGGTGGCCGTAGGCGATGGCGCCGCCGTACTGGTTGACGCGGGCGTCGTCGTCGGCGATGCCGTAGTGCTCCAGGAACGCGAGGACCTGGACGGCGAAGGCCTCGTTGATCTCGAAGAGGTCGATGTCCTCGATGGACAGACCGGCCTTCGCGAGGGCCTTCTCGGTGGCCGGGATCGGGCCGTAGCCCATGACCTCGGGCTCGACGCCGGCGAAGGCGTACGAGACGAGGCGCATCTTGACCGGGAGGTTGTTCTCGCGGGCGAAGTCCTCGGAGGCGATGATCGAGGCGGTGGCACCGTCGTTGAGACCGGCCGCGTTGCCCGCGGTGACGTTGCCGTGGACGCGGAACGGCGTCTTCAGGTTCGCCAGCGACTCCAGGGTGGTGCCCGGGCGCATCGGCTCGTCGGCGGTGACCAGGCCCCAGCCGGTCTCACCGGTGGAGGCGTCGGTCCGGCGCACCGAGATCGGCACCAGGTCCTGCTGGATCTTGCCGTCGGCGTACGCCTTGGCGGCCTTCTCCTGCGAACGCACGGCGTACTCGTCGGCGCGCTGCTTGGTGATGCTCGGGTAGCGGTCGTGCAGGTTCTCGGCGGTCATGCCCATGAACAGGGCGGACTCGTCGACCAGCTTCTCGCTCACGAACCGCGGGTTCGGGTCGACGCCCTCACCCATGGGGTGACGGCCCATGTGCTCGACGCCACCGGCGATGACGGCGTCGTACGCGCCGAAGGCGATCGAACCGGCCACCGAGGTGACGGCGGTCAGCGCGCCGGCGCACATGCGGTCGATGGAGTAGCCCGGCACCGACTGCGGCAGCCCGGCGAGGATGCCGGCCGTACGGCCGAGCGTCAGACCCTGGTCACCGATCTGCGTGGTCGCGGCGATGGCGACCTCGTCGATCTGCGCGGGGTCGAGGCCGGGGTTGCGGCGCAGCAGCTCCCGGATGGCCTTGACGACGAGGTCGTCGGCGCGGGTCTCGTGGTAAATGCCCTTCGGGCCCGCCTTGCCGAACGGGGTGCGGACGCCGTCGACGAAGACGACATCCCTGACGCTACGAGGCACGATGGCTCTCCTCCAGGGTGCGGGGTGGCACTGCTGCTGCGGCGACACGCCTAAGCGTGCGCTTGCTTCCCCCATGCTACTTGCGGGTAACCGGGCTGCCCAGCCCCTGGGGCCCAAGCGGCGAACGTCACACGACGAGGTTCCCGCCGGGACGGCCGCACGCCCCCCGCGTACGCCCGTCCGATCGAAGGGTCCTGCAACCCGATGGGCCCAGGGCTGCGGCCGTGTCGCGGCGTCCGGTCCCCGGCAGGCCCGAGGCTGGCACGGCCGGGGCGCGAGGCCCCCGGACCGAGCGCACGGAAGGGATCCCATGCCGATCATCACGCAGGACCTCAAGGTCCCCCACACGTCCACCGTCCCCGCGAACAAGAACGACCCCGTCGAGCTCATCGTGCGCGAGCGGGACGGCACGCCCCTGGGGCTCCTCCCGGAGCGCAAGGCCGTTCTGATGCTGCACGGCCGGAGCGTTCCGGTGCTTGCCGGCTTCGATCTCCAGCACACCTCCTACGGCTGGGCGGAGCACCTGGCCAAGGCCGGCTACGACGTCTTCATGATGGACCTCCAGGGCTCCGGACGGTCGCCGCGTCCCAAGATGGACGACCCGCACAATGCCAACCCCGCCAACCAGAACCTCCTGAAGCCGAGGCCGCCGGGCTTCACCCCGGGCCCCGTGAACTACGCGTTCCAGCTGAACAACTCGAACAGCGACCGGGACGAGCTCCACACCGTCGTGGAGTACATCCGCAAGGAGCGCCAGGTGGACAAGGTCGCGTTCATCGGCTGGTCCGCAGCGGCGTTCACCATGGGGCCGTACGCGGTGAACAACCCCGGCAAGGTGGAGAGCCTGTTCCTGCTGGCGCCGATCTTCCCGCCCAAGGGCACGTCGACCCCGCCGAGCATGCTGCCGAAGCCGGGCTTCCCGATGTTCCTGGCCACGAGGTGGGGTCTTGAGTCGGGGTGGAACACGGAGCTGGCCTGCGAGGACCAGCGTGAACCCGGCATGGTCGAGAGGGTGTGGGCCGCGATGATGGAGAACGACGCGAAGGGAAGTACATGGGGGCCGCCGGAGGGCCTCAACCGGATCCGGAACTTCGTCCGGTGGGGCTGGAACGAGACGACCGCGTCCCAAGGCGGTGTCCTCGGCGGAGGCGTGCCCGTGCTGATGGTGTACGGGGACCACGACACCCAGGTGAACACGTCGCCGCCCAACTCCGACCCCGAGCTCAACTTCTCGGTCCCCGCGCTCTACGACGCCGTCGCGGGCTCGCACAAGCTGATGGTCAAACTGGCCTGCGCGGGGCATTCGGTGGTCTGGGAGATGCAGCACAAGAACGTGCACAACCTCTCGAAGCACTGGCTCAAGCACCTCAAGGTCGACGGCAAGACCCAGGGTGTCTTCGACATGGACACCGCCGGGAACCTCAGCCCGGTCCCGTAGGAGGCCCACAGAGGTCCCCTGTGCCCCACGGGACGACGGAGCCCCCGGCCGCACGCAGCCGGGGGCTCCCTCGAAGCGGGGTCACGCCGTCGCGGCGAGGGCCTCCAGCAGGAGCGGGGTCACCAGTTCGACCTGCCACGCGCGGGCGCCGTACCCGCTCAGGGCGGCGGCCACCGTTTCCGGGGTCGCCGGCGCCGGCGGTTCCCAGCAGACCCGGCGCACCGTGTCCGGGGTGATCAGGTTCTCCTGCGGCAGGTTCAGCTCCTCCGCGAGTGCCGAGACCGAGGCACGGGCGGCCGAGAGGCGGGCCGCCGCGACCGGGTCCTTGTCCGCCCAGGCGCGCGGCGGGGGCGGGCCCGCGATCTGCTGGCCGGGCTGGGGCAGCTCGTTCTCCGGGAGGGCCCGGGCCCGGTCCACCGCGGCCTGCCACTGCTCCAGCTGACGGCGGCCCATCCGGTTGCCGAAGCCGGGCAGCGCCGTCAGCGCGGTCACGGTCACCGGGACCGCGAGCGCCGCCTCCACGATCGCCGTGTCGCTCAGCACCTTGCCGGGGGAGACGTCCCGCCGCTGGGCGATCTTGTCGCGGGCCGTCCACAGCTCCCGTACGACCGCCATCTGGCGGCGGCGGCGCACCTTGTGCATCCCGGAGGTGCGGCGCCACGGGTCCTTGCGCGGCGGGGCGGGCGGCGCGGAGGCGATCGCGTCGAACTCCTGGTGCGCCCAGTCCAGCTTCCCCTGCCGGTCGAGCTCCTTCTCCAGCGCGTCGCGCAGGTCGACGAGGAGTTCGACGTCGAGGGCCGCGTACCGGAGCCAGGGCTCGGGCAGCGGGCGGGTGGACCAGTCCACGGCGGAGTGGCCCTTCTCCAGGGCGTAGCCGAGTACGGACTCGACCATCGCGCCGAGGCCGACGCGCGGGAAGCCCGCGAGCCGTCCTGCCAGCTCGGTGTCGAAGAGCGAGGTCGGGAGCATGCCTATGTCACGCAGGCACGGAAGGTCCTGGGTCGCCGCGTGGAGGATCCACTCGGTCCCGGCGAGCGCCTCGCCGAGCCCCGAGAGGTCGGGGCAGCCCACGGGGTCGATGAGCGCGGTGCCCGCGCCCTCGCGCCGGAGCTGGACGAGGTAGGCGCGCTGCCCGTAGCGGTAGCCGGAGGCGCGCTCGGCGTCGACGGCCACCGGGCCGCTCCCGGCGGCGAAGGCGGCGATCACCTCGGCGAGGGCTTCCTCCGTCTCGACGACGGGCGGAATCCCCTCGCGGGGCTCCAGCAACGGGATCGGAAGCCCATTCGCAGGGACATCGTCGTCCGGGGGGCCGCCCCCGGTGGTGCGCAGTGCTGTGTCTGCTGCGGTCTCTTGGGCGTCGGTCACCTGTCAAGGGTATCGGTGAACGGCAAGCGCCTGTCGACGGAACGTTCCGTCGACAGGCGCGAGCTTTCCGCGGGCCTTCCGTCAGTGGATGATTCCGGTCCGCAGAGCCACCGCGACCATGCCGGCGCGGTCGCCGGTGCCCAGCTTGCGGGCGATGCGGGCGAGGTGGCTCTTCACGGTGAGGGCGGAGAGCCCCATGGAGACGCCGATCGCCTTGTTCGACTGGCCCTCCGCGACGAGCCGGAGCACCTCGACCTCACGGCCGGAGAGCTCGCGGTAGCCGCCCGGGTGACTCGGGGCACCCGGGGGGCGGCGGTGGCCGAGACGCGCGGCGGCGGAACCGATGGGTGCGGCTCCGGGTCGGGTCGGGTGGCCGATGTTGGTGCGGGTACCGGTGACGACATAGCCCTTCACGCCGCCCGCCAGGGCGTTGCGTACGGCGCCGATGTCATCGGCGGCCGAGAGGGCGAGGCCGTTGGGCCAGCCCGCGGCGCGGGTCTCGGACAGCAGGGTCAGGCCGCTGCCGTCGGGCAGGTGGACGTCGGCAACGCAGATGTCGCGTGGATTGCCGACGCGGGGACGGGCCTCCGCGATGGACGAAGCCTCGATCACGTCACGTACTCCGAGGGCCCACAGGTGGCGGGTCACGGTGGAGCGGACGCGCGGGTCGGCCACGACGACCATGGCCGTCGGCTTGTTCGGGCGGTAGGCGACCAGGCTTGCGGGCTGCTCGAGGAGAACGGACACCAGGCCTCCTGGGGGGAGAAGGATGCGGGACGGAGCCGGCTCGGGGATGAAGCCGGGGGGCGAACCCGTGCTGTGAAGGGGTCACTCACTCCTTCGGCAGCTGGGCCGCCCGCCTTTAGGGAAAGATCACGATTTGGTGAGTAACAATTAGGGCAATTCGGACGCGTGATCGATCATCCTACGAGCGGGCCCCCTCCCGTCCCGCGGGAGAGGGCCCGTCGGAGGCGCTCCTACGCCTGCTGGGGGCCCCGTCGCTGGGGCAGTGAGACGACCCCCGCGCCCGTCACCGTCCCCGCAGGACCCGCCGGTGGATCGGCCTGCGCCGGAGGCAGCCCCGCGATCTGACAGAGCAGATCGCACCAGGCCGCCAGATGCGCGCCGGTGTCCGGGACCCCGCCGAGCCCCTCGCGCGGTGTCCATGAGGCCCGGATCTCGATCTGGGTCGCCGGCCTCCGGTCCGCGAGCCCGCCGAAGTAGTGCGAGCCCGCCATGGTGACGGTCCCACTCGCCTCCCCGTACGAGAGTCCGCGTGCCTCGAGAGCCCCGGTCAGCCAGGACCAGCACACCTCGGGAAGCAGCGGGTCCGCCGCCATCTCCGGTTCCAGCTCCGCCCTGACGAGCGTCACCAGCCGGAACGTGCCCTTCCATGCTTCGTGCCCGTCCGGCTCGTGCAGCAGCACGAGCCGTCCGTCCGCCAGATCGTCCTCGCCGTCCACGACGGCCGCCTCCACCGCGTACGCGTAAGGGGCCAGGCGCTGCGGGGGCCTGGTCGGGTCGATCTCGATCTCGGACCGCAGTCGCGCCGATCGCAGCCCCTCCACCGCCCGCCGGAAGGCGGGTGGCACCGGATTCGTCTCCGTACTGTCCGCCGTTTCGTCCGTCCCTCTCTTGCCGTCGGAATGATCGGAAAAATGTCCCTGAGCCGCAGCCATGCGGGGAAGAGTAGGCGGAACGGGGCCTTCGCGCGGGGAGGGACACCCGGCCCGGGCGAGCGGCTTCCCGCCACATGCGAAGATTCTGGTCGTGAGTGCCAATGACCGCCCGCAGGGCCAGCAGACGAAGCAGCAGTCGCGGACGCACGACTCCGCGTTCCTCAAGGCATGCCGGCGCGAGCCCGTGCCGCACACCCCTGTCTGGTTCATGCGGCAGGCGGGGCGCTCCCTCCCCGAGTACCTGAAGGTCCGCGAGGGCATCCCCATGCTCGAGTCGTGCATGCGACCCGAGCTGGTCACCGAGATCACGCTGCAGCCGGTGCGCCGCCACAAGGTCGACGCGGCGATCTACTTCAGCGACATCGTCGTGCCGCTCAAGGCCATCGGCCTGGACCTCGACATCAAGCCCGGCGTCGGCCCGGTCGTCGCCGACCCGATCCGTACCCGCGCCGACCTGGCCCGGCTGCGCGACCTGACCCCCGAGGACGTCCACTACGTCACCGAGGCCATCGGGATGCTCACCGCCGAGCTGGGCGACACCCCGCTCATCGGCTTCGCCGGCGCGCCTTTCACCCTCGCGAGCTACCTCGTCGAGGGCGGCCCGTCGCGCAGTCACGAGCGCACCAAGGCGATGATGTACGGCGACCCGCAGCTCTGGGCCGACCTGCTCGACCGCCTCGCCGAGATCACCTCGGCCTTCCTCAAGGTGCAGATCGAGGCCGGCGCCTCCGCCGTGCAGCTCTTCGACTCCTGGGTGGGCGCCCTCGCCCCGGCCGACTACCGCCGCTCGGTGATGCCGGCCTCCGTGAAGGTCTTCGACGCGGTCGCCGGTTACGGCGTGCCCCGCATCCACTTCGGCGTGGGTACGGGCGAGCTGCTCGGCCTCATGGGCGAGGCGGGCGCGGACGTCGTCGGCGTCGACTGGCGCGTCCCGCTCGACGAGGCCGCCCGCCGCGTCGGCCCCGGCAAGGCGCTCCAGGGCAACCTGGACCCCGCCGTGCTCTTCGCCTCGCGCGAGGTCGTGGAGGCCAAGACGGACGAGGTCCTGGCCGCCGCGAAGGGCCTGGAGGGGCATGTCTTCAACCTGGGTCACGGCGTGATGCCGTCGATGGACCCGGACGCCCTGAGCCGCCTCGTCGAGTACGTGCACACGCGGACGGCCGTCTGACCGGCCGTCCGCGCGACGGCGGACGCGCCTCAGCCCTCGCAGCCGACCGGCGGGAAGCCGACGCCCACCCGGCAGAAGTCCACGCCGAGGCCACCGTCGACGACGCCCGCGTTGGTGGCGACCCGCAGGTAGTCGTTCCCGGCCCCGCCCGTGACGGCGCCGGTCGGGGCGACGGTCCCGGCCGTGAGGTAGTCGGCCGCGTCACCCCCGGACACCGTGCCGGAGATCGTGCCGGGGGTGCTGAGGTAGTCGGCGCCCGGGCCGCCGGTCACCAGACCGGCGACCGAGCCGGTGACGACGATGGTGTCGCTGCCGCCGAGGCCGTTGACCTGGTCGCCGCCGGCGACCGAGGCACAGCGGATGAAGTCGCTGCCGGCGGTGCCGGACACGACCGTCCCG
Above is a genomic segment from Streptomyces sp. NBC_00094 containing:
- a CDS encoding 3-hydroxyacyl-CoA dehydrogenase NAD-binding domain-containing protein; the protein is MSTTAELLKGAAELFPDEVVTSAHVRHFELPAGAGRFALITLDNGFDHTKPTTFGPQSLANLNTAIDQVEAEAANGEIVGVGITGKPFIFAVGADLKGVELLKKHDEALAIGKGGHDVFKRLAALAVPTFAYYNGAAMGGGVEVGLHCTYRTVSKALPAFSLPEVFLGLVPGWGGCAILPNLIGAEKAVSVIIENSLNQNRQLKGKQVFELGIADALFEGADFLEQSLIWTASVLNGSVTVERPEIDRGEGWDQAVAKGRAIADSKVHGAAPAAYRALDIIEAAKDGDLQKGFDAEDQALADLIMGGELRSGIYAFNLVQKRGKRPAGAPDKSLARPVTKVGVVGAGLMASQLALLFLRRLEVPVVLTDIDQERVDKGVGYVHAEIEKLLGKGRINQDKANRLKGLVSGVLDKAAGFADADFIIEAVFEEMSVKQKVFAEVEAVAPAHAILATNTSSLSVSEMASKLQHPERVVGFHFFNPVAILPLLEIVRGEKTDEASLATAFGVAKKLKKTAVLTKDAPAFVVNRILTRFMGEIQNVIDEGTSVETAEKAIEPLGLPMSPLVLLELVGPAIGLHVSETLNRAFPERFTVSPNLKAVVEAGKRGFYVYKPENGFKPELDPEVAALLVQGDSVLTEEQVRDRVLDAVAQEIGLMLEEGVVAEAQDIDLCLITGAGWPFHLGGITPYLDREGVSERVNGKRFLAQGVASVPA
- a CDS encoding acetyl-CoA C-acyltransferase, producing the protein MPRSVRDVVFVDGVRTPFGKAGPKGIYHETRADDLVVKAIRELLRRNPGLDPAQIDEVAIAATTQIGDQGLTLGRTAGILAGLPQSVPGYSIDRMCAGALTAVTSVAGSIAFGAYDAVIAGGVEHMGRHPMGEGVDPNPRFVSEKLVDESALFMGMTAENLHDRYPSITKQRADEYAVRSQEKAAKAYADGKIQQDLVPISVRRTDASTGETGWGLVTADEPMRPGTTLESLANLKTPFRVHGNVTAGNAAGLNDGATASIIASEDFARENNLPVKMRLVSYAFAGVEPEVMGYGPIPATEKALAKAGLSIEDIDLFEINEAFAVQVLAFLEHYGIADDDARVNQYGGAIAYGHPLASSGVRLMTQLARQFEENPQVRYGLNTMCVGFGMGATVIWENPHWEGK
- a CDS encoding alpha/beta fold hydrolase translates to MPIITQDLKVPHTSTVPANKNDPVELIVRERDGTPLGLLPERKAVLMLHGRSVPVLAGFDLQHTSYGWAEHLAKAGYDVFMMDLQGSGRSPRPKMDDPHNANPANQNLLKPRPPGFTPGPVNYAFQLNNSNSDRDELHTVVEYIRKERQVDKVAFIGWSAAAFTMGPYAVNNPGKVESLFLLAPIFPPKGTSTPPSMLPKPGFPMFLATRWGLESGWNTELACEDQREPGMVERVWAAMMENDAKGSTWGPPEGLNRIRNFVRWGWNETTASQGGVLGGGVPVLMVYGDHDTQVNTSPPNSDPELNFSVPALYDAVAGSHKLMVKLACAGHSVVWEMQHKNVHNLSKHWLKHLKVDGKTQGVFDMDTAGNLSPVP
- a CDS encoding ribonuclease D; translation: MTDAQETAADTALRTTGGGPPDDDVPANGLPIPLLEPREGIPPVVETEEALAEVIAAFAAGSGPVAVDAERASGYRYGQRAYLVQLRREGAGTALIDPVGCPDLSGLGEALAGTEWILHAATQDLPCLRDIGMLPTSLFDTELAGRLAGFPRVGLGAMVESVLGYALEKGHSAVDWSTRPLPEPWLRYAALDVELLVDLRDALEKELDRQGKLDWAHQEFDAIASAPPAPPRKDPWRRTSGMHKVRRRRQMAVVRELWTARDKIAQRRDVSPGKVLSDTAIVEAALAVPVTVTALTALPGFGNRMGRRQLEQWQAAVDRARALPENELPQPGQQIAGPPPPRAWADKDPVAAARLSAARASVSALAEELNLPQENLITPDTVRRVCWEPPAPATPETVAAALSGYGARAWQVELVTPLLLEALAATA
- a CDS encoding response regulator transcription factor, translating into MSVLLEQPASLVAYRPNKPTAMVVVADPRVRSTVTRHLWALGVRDVIEASSIAEARPRVGNPRDICVADVHLPDGSGLTLLSETRAAGWPNGLALSAADDIGAVRNALAGGVKGYVVTGTRTNIGHPTRPGAAPIGSAAARLGHRRPPGAPSHPGGYRELSGREVEVLRLVAEGQSNKAIGVSMGLSALTVKSHLARIARKLGTGDRAGMVAVALRTGIIH
- a CDS encoding DUF3000 domain-containing protein, which encodes MAAAQGHFSDHSDGKRGTDETADSTETNPVPPAFRRAVEGLRSARLRSEIEIDPTRPPQRLAPYAYAVEAAVVDGEDDLADGRLVLLHEPDGHEAWKGTFRLVTLVRAELEPEMAADPLLPEVCWSWLTGALEARGLSYGEASGTVTMAGSHYFGGLADRRPATQIEIRASWTPREGLGGVPDTGAHLAAWCDLLCQIAGLPPAQADPPAGPAGTVTGAGVVSLPQRRGPQQA
- the hemE gene encoding uroporphyrinogen decarboxylase codes for the protein MSANDRPQGQQTKQQSRTHDSAFLKACRREPVPHTPVWFMRQAGRSLPEYLKVREGIPMLESCMRPELVTEITLQPVRRHKVDAAIYFSDIVVPLKAIGLDLDIKPGVGPVVADPIRTRADLARLRDLTPEDVHYVTEAIGMLTAELGDTPLIGFAGAPFTLASYLVEGGPSRSHERTKAMMYGDPQLWADLLDRLAEITSAFLKVQIEAGASAVQLFDSWVGALAPADYRRSVMPASVKVFDAVAGYGVPRIHFGVGTGELLGLMGEAGADVVGVDWRVPLDEAARRVGPGKALQGNLDPAVLFASREVVEAKTDEVLAAAKGLEGHVFNLGHGVMPSMDPDALSRLVEYVHTRTAV